ACGCTCAGATCCAGGGTCGCCGCGGTCCGGGACGACAACCAGCCCAGCACGACGGCGGCCGCGAGCGTGCGCGGCAGCCAGGCCAGCCGCAGGGCGGCCGCGTCGGGCACCGGCAGCAGACGCCACGAGGGCTTGCGCGCCATCAGCAGCGCGGACCCGAGGCCGGCGATGAAGCCGCCGAACCAGACGATCATCTCGGCGGTGTCCAGCCATTGCGCGAGCGAGTCCGGACCGTCCGGCGCGCCCTCGACCAGGCTGGCCGTCAGGGTCAGCACCAGGCCGTGCGCGATCAGGCCGGGCCGCAGCGTGCGCAGGATCACCTCGCTGACCGCGAACAGCGATCGGCGCAGGCGCCCCGGCGGCAGGCGCGTCGCGCACAGGCGTGCGGTCAGGCGACGGGCGCCCAGGCACAGGAGCAGCCACGCCGCCACCGCGGCGACGAAGGTGATCCAGGCGGTGGTCGGCACCGTGGTCCACAGCGCACCGAGTTCAACCCCGAATACGCGGGCGCGTTCGACGTCCGCCGCGCCGTCGGTGCGCAGCGAGCGCCAGAAGCCCGACTGCAGGAACGACGGCACGCGCTCGCCGAGCCGCGCGCTCAACTGCAGCCGCTGCGCGGCTGTCGCATGGCGCAGCGTGCCCTCGGCCTGACCCTTCAGGTCGTTCGCCACCTTGATCTGCCCGTCGATCGTGGCGACCTCGCGACCCAGCTGCGCACGCAACTGCGCCACTTCAGGCGTCTCCTTGACATCGGCCTGCGGCGCGCCGAGCTGCGCCAGCCGGTTCTTGGCATCGTCCAGCCTCGGCTGCAGGGCGGAGACCGCCTGGTCGAGTCGGGACTGCACCCGCTCGACCTTGTCCTTGATGCCGCCCAGGTCCTCGGTCGTCAATTCCTTGCCCGGCTTGGGCTGGGTCGCCTTGAGTTCCGTGCGGGCGGCGTCGAGCAGTTTCGCTGGGTCGGTCGACTCCGGCGCCGGGTCTTGCGCGTGGGCGGGCAGCGCCGCGAACGCCGTGAATGCCGGGATGGCCGCCGCGGCGACGCACAGCAGCCAGGTCGCGAAGATCCGCGACACGCCCACGGTCAGGTCCTTGATCCGTCGCATCTTGAGTCGTGCGTGAGTCGTCAGTGAAGGTGCGCCAGGAGGGCAATCCGTCTGCCCGGTTGAACGTTTCGCTACATCGCATGAAAAACCCGGGAGGGCGGACGATCGTCAAGGAGGAGGATGCGCGCGGGGGCAGGAAGCTCTAAAAGCCATCTTGCGCGACTCACCGATGAAAGTACGCCGATGCCCTCACTCATGGTCTGCAGGACACGTCTGCCCACGCCGGAAGAAGCACAGCGGGCGAAGCTCCTCGCTCGCAGCCTGATCCCCATCGTTGAGCCCATCGTCGGCGATCTGCCGGGTCACGGTCGGCGCGGTGAAGACCGACGACTGGCCTTGCTGACCGCGCGTCGCTGGCCCGCCCAGGGCGCGTACCTCACGGTCCAGTTCCTGGATAACCCGTCGCAAGCCCTGCGCAAGCGGCTGCTGTCCCACATGAACGCATGGGGCGAGCACGCAAATGTCCGTTTCGATGAAACGCGCGAACTCGGCATGGTGCGGATCGCCCGCATTGAGGCACCTGAGGAGGATGCGGGTTTCTGGTCCTACATCGGCACCGAGATCCTCGGCATCGCCCCGGACAAGCCGACGATGAATCTGCAGGGGTTCACGATGAGGACCGAGGAGGCGGAGTTCCTCCGCGTGGTGCGCCATGAAGCCGGACACACCCTGGGCTTTGAACACGAGCATCTGCGGGCCGATCTGGTCGCACGCATCGACCCGCGCAAGGCCATCGCGCACTTCCGCGGTTCCGATGACTGGACCGCGGCACAGACGCGAGCGCAGGTGCTGACGCCGATCGGCGCCGGCGACCTGACCGCGACCCCGTCCAGCGATCCGCTGTCGATCATGTGCTATCAGATTCCGGGGGATATCACCCGGGACGGCCAGCCGATTCTCGGCGGTGTCGACATCGATGCACGCGATCACGCCTTCATCGCGCGCATCTATCCGAAGAACCGATCTTCTGTGCCGACGATCGAACCGATGGCCCCGCTTGCGCCGGCGTCCGGCTCAACCGAGGTGCTGGTCGACGACGAACGGGAAGGCGCAGCGCCGTCCTGGCGCGACGCGGACCGCGACGACGCGATGCAGATCACTGTCCTTGACGGATTCGACCCGTCCTCGGGCCGGACCGCCCCAAGATCCGGCACCGCCAACTTCGCGCGGGTGTTCGCCAGCTTCGGCGGTGCCCGGGTGATGGAGACGCTGCAGTTGAAGAAGACCGACAGGTCGCCGACGCGGTTCGGAAATATCATCGATGTGCACGAACGGATCAAGGCGTACACCGGCCGAGACATCGGTACCCTGCCTTCGGACGAGGAGATGCTCGAGCTGGGCGGAGATCTCTTCGAGACGCTGTTCACCGGTCAGGTCAGGCGTCTGTACGACGAAGCGCGTTCCCGACAGAACGGCAGGAAGCTGGACGTCGTGTTGACGTCGATGATTCCGTGGATTGCCGAAAAGCCGTGGGAGTTCGCCTACGACCGATCCCGACGCAGCTTCCTGGCGACGGAGGAGGTGCACTTCATCCGCAATGCGCTGGCCGCGATCCCCGCGGAGCGCATCGCGCCGCGGCGCGGACCGCTCAGGATCCTCGTGATCGCCGCGCAGCCGGTGAGCCTCGCGACGTTGTCGGTGGCGCAGGAGGAAGCCGTGATTCGTCGCGGCTTCGATTCGCTGGTGACGCACGGGCTCGCTGTCGTGGAGACGATCTCCCGGATCACGGCGACCCGGCTGCTCGAGCGGCTGGCGACGCGCCGCTACGACGTCGTGCATTTCATCGGTCACGGCGACGTCGACGAGGACACCGGCATTGGCGCGCTGTTGTTCGAGGACGGGAGCGGCAGGCCGGCGCGGATAGAGGAGCGCGCGTTGCGCGAGATTTTCTGCGGACGGGGCGTGAGGCTCGTCTTTCTCAACGCGTGCAAGACCGGAGCGGGGAATCCCAGCGAATTCAACAGGGGCGCGGCGCAGGCCTTGGTCTCACACGGCATTCCCGTGTTGGTTGCCAACCAGTACAGCGTGCTGGATGCCTCGGCGACCACTTTCGCCCAGCACTTCTACTGGGCGTTGGCGCAGGGCATGAGCGTCGGACAGGCCGCGCGGGAAGCCCGCATCGCGATCAATTGCTCGCTGCAGGGCGACAGCATCGACTGGGCCGTGCCGGTGGTCTACGCGCGCGACCCTTCGCAGCCGCTTTGCGAGCGGCCATCGGCCATCGCGCCGGCGCCGGCCGCCGCAGCCGCGTTCACGGCGCGGGACCTCGACCGCACGGTCGCGACGGCGCGCGTCCATTTTGCGGTGTGGGACATGGACAATCTGTTCCCCGGCCTGGATCGCACATTGAGCCGGATGAACGAGGCGCAACAGCTGTTCAGCTTCGAGCGGATCGATCTGTCCGCGCCCTTGGACATCTGGGACGCCAGGCGCAAGGCGGAGGATGGTCGACCGTATCTGCTGGCGCACCGGCTGGCATCCCGCATGGCAAGGGCACCGGCGGACGCGGGCGTGGAAGCCTTGCTGTGCCTCACCCGTCATTGGATGCGCGACAGCGACAGCGCGCGCATCTATGGGTGGTGGCCTGACGAACGGACGCCGCCCGTCACCCTGATGTCGTTTGCGGGCTTCCAGGACCTGCTGGCCGAGGGAGCTCAGACCGACCGCGCGATCGTCAACGTGGTCGTCACGGTGCTTGCCGGCTACGTCACCGGGATGGGGACGCACGGTGGCGGTTCGCACGCCTGCCCGATGTGGGAGAACCCGCGGCGCGATCCCGCGCATCTGACACTCCGCCAACGTTTTGACGCGGGCTGTCGCCGGGGGCTGGCGCGGCACTATGCGCCGGAGTTGCAGGCATTCGAAGGGCTGCTCCGCGTCTTCGACTGAACCGCCGTGCCGAATCCTCGTCGGTGGGGGACAGGCAGGCAACGTGCCCCCGGCAGGTCGGGTATGGGCGTCACCCGTGCGGCCCCCGCCAACGAGCGGGTAGAGTTGGCCGATCAAGTCTCCTATCGTCTTCGAGGACCCCACGATGACCACGACTGCTTCCTATCCCGACACCCGACTGCTGATCGCCAACGAATGGGTCGATGCCGCCGGCGGCAAGACGATCGATGTGCGCAACCCCGCGACGGGCGCCGTCATCGGCAAGGTCGCCCACGCGAGCAGGGCGGACCTGGATCGCGCACTCGAAGCGGCGCAGAAGGGCTTCGAAGCCTGGCGGAGCGTGTCCGCCCATGAACGCGCCGCGACGATGCGCCGCGCCGCCGCGCTGCTGCGCGAGCGCGCGCCCGAGATCGCGAAGCTGCTCACCCAGGAACAGGGCAAGCCCGTCGGCGAGGCCAAGGTCGAGGTCCTCGCCGGCGCCGACATCATCGAGTGGTTCGCCGACGAAGGCCGCCGCGTCTACGGCCGCATCGTGCCGTCCCGCAACCTCGCCGCGCAGCAGCTCGTGCTCAAGGAGCCCGTCGGCCCCGTCGCCGCGTTCACGCCGTGGAACTTCCCCGTCAACCAGATCGTGCGCAAGCTCGGCGCGGCGCTGGCCACCGGCTGCTCGTTCCTCGTGAAGGCGCCGGAAGAAACGCCGGCCTCGCCCGCGGCGCTGCTGCAGACCTTCGTCGATGCCGGCGTTCCTCCGGGCGCCGTCGGCCTGGTCTTCGGCGACCCGCATGAGATCTCCAGTTACCTGATCCCCCATCCGGTCATCCGCAAGGTCACCTTCACCGGCTCCACGCCGGTCGGCAAGCAGCTCGCGTCGCTGGCCGGCGCGCACATGAAGCGCGTCACCATGGAACTCGGCGGCCACGCGCCCGTCATCGTCGCGGAAGACGCGGACGTTGCCCTCGCGGTCAAGGCCGCCGGCGCCGCGAAGTTCCGCAACGCCGGGCAGGTCTGCATCTCGCCGACACGCTTCCTGGTGCACAACAGCCTCAAGGACGAGTTCACGGCCGCGCTCGTCAAGCACGCCCAAGGGCTCAAGCTCGGCGACGGCCTCGCCGAAGGCACCACCCTCGGGCCGCTCGCCAACGAGCGTCGCGTCGTCGCCATGTCCAAGATCGTCGCGCAAGCCCGCGAACGCGGCGCCAAGATCGCCACCGGCGGGGAACGCGTCGGCAGCGCCGGCAACTTCTTCGCGCCCACCGTGCTGGCCGATGTGCCGCTGGACGCCTCCGTCTTCAACGACGAACCGTTCGGGCCGATCGCCGCGATCCGCGGGTTCGACGCGCTCGAGGACGCCATCGCGGAAGCCAACCGGCTCCCGTTCGGACTCGCCGGCTACGCCTTCACCAAGTCCATCAGGAACGCCCATCTGCTTGCGCAGCGCATGGAGGTCGGCATGCTGTGGGTCAACCAGCCCGCCACCCCCTCCGCGGAAATGCCGTTCGGCGGGGTGAAGGACTCCGGCTACGGCTCCGAAGGCGGGCCGGAAGCGCTGGAGGCCTACCTCAACACCAAGGCAGTCTCGCTGCTCGGCGTCTGACTGGCCTCATGCCACCAGACGTGGCCACCACACGGTGATCACGCCCTGCACGCAGAGCGATCCCCACAGCAGCACCACCGCCTCGCGCGTGGCGTGCTGTCGGGGCCGGATCAGCCCACTCGCCAGCCGCGCGCCGTAGTACAGCGCCAGCATCAGTGCGACCGCGATCTGCAATCCCTGCAGGCTGTGCAGCGCGGCGAGCGTGCCCGTCCACGCGTCCAAGGTCGGCGGCCGCTCCGCGGGCCACGCCGTTTGCAGGCCGCTGTAGAACGCCAGCACCGCAAGCCCGAACGCCGGGACAAGCAACACCGCTCGCCACCTCGACACCTGCGCGCGCCGGGCCCCTGAACCCGCCCACATGACGAAGACCAGACTCAGCGCGTAGCCCAGCGTCTGCATCAGCAAGGCCGCATTGCCCGCCAGTCCCACGCCCGGCGGCGGGCACACGTCCAGCTTCATCGCCGCATGCAGATGCGCGAAAGCCATGGACGCGAAGATCGTCGCCTCCACCACGATCAAGATCACCACGCCCCAGAACGACGGCGCCTGCCGCCCCGTCACCCCCATCGGCAGGATCACGCCGTCCGCCGCCTCCGCTTCCTCGAACGGCGGTGCCCGGTCCGTCTGCCACAACCACGCCCAGATCGCGACGATGGCCAGCACGCCGCCCGCCACCGTGCCGCTCACGTGCTTCACCGTCATGAGCAGGAAGAAGGCCGCCGTGCCGATCGCCGCCAGCATCGGCCACAAGCTGTCCCGCGCCAGCGTCACCACACGCAGCGCATGCGCCTGCACGGGACTCGTCAACAAGGTCTCGCGCTCGCCCGTGATGGTGCCCGGCAGCCAGTGCGCACCCGACTCGACCTCCTCGTGCAACGCCGGGCGGTGCCACAGCGGCTCGTGGTGCTCGACGTGCGGAATGCTGCGCGTGCCGTAGGCCTCGCTCGGCAACCACTCCAGCGTCGAGGAGCGCCACGGATCGTCGTGATCCTGCTCCGGACCGCGCTGGCTGCGCACCAGGTCGATGACGAAGAGCAGCACGCCCGCCGCGATCACGAAGGCGCCGAGGGACGACAGCAGGTTCGGCAACTCCAGCCCCAGTCCCGCCGGGTAGGTGTGCACGCGGCGCGGCATGCCCAGCATGCCGGCGATGTGCATCGGGAAGAAGGTCAGGTGGAAGCCGCCGAAGATCAGCCCGAAGACCCAGCGCCCCGCGCGCTCAGACATCGCGCGCCCCTTCCACAGCGGGATCCAGTGGTACAACGCCGCGAACATCGGCAGCACCATGCCGCCGATCAGCACGTAGTGGAAATGCGCGACGACGAAGTAGGTGTCGTGCACCTGCCAGTCGATCGGCAGCAGGGCCAGCATCACGCCCGTCAGCCCGCCCACGACGAAGGTCACGAGGAAGCCGAGCAGGAACCACGTCGCCGTCGTCCATTGCAGCCGCCCGCGCCACAGGGTCCCGATCCACGCGAAGATCTGGAGCGCGCCCGGGATCGCGATCGCGACGCTGAAGATCGAGACCAGGCTCAGACCCAGTCCGCCGAGTCCCGCCGTGAACATGTGATGCAGCCACAGCAGGAAGCTCGCGGCACCGATCGCCACCAGCGCCGCGCTGACCGCGTGACGGCCGATCAGCGTGGTCCGCGCCAGCGCCGGCACCATCGTCGAGACCAGCCCCGCCGCCGGCAGGAAGATGATGTAGACCTCGGGATGGCCGAAGAACCAGAACAGGTGCTGCCACAGCAGCGGATCGCCGCCGCGCGTGGCGTCGAAGATCGGCCAGTCGAAGGCGCGCTCGATCTCCAGCAGGGCCGTGCCCGCGATCACCGCCGGGAAGGCCAGCACGATCATCAGGCCCACGACCAGCATGGACCACGCGTAGACCGGCATGCGCGCGAGGGTCATGCCCGGCGCGCGCGTCATCAGGATGCCGGTGATCAGCTCGATCGCACCCGCGATCGCGGAGATCTCGATGAAGCCGATGCCCAGCAGCCAGAAGTCCGCGTTCAGCCCCGGCGAGTACTTCGCGCTGCTCAGCGGCGGATACATGAACCAGCCCGCGTCCGGCGCCAGCTGCCAGAACAGCGTGGCGTAGAAGGCCAGCCCGCCGATCGCATACATCCAGTACGAATAGGCCGACAGGCGCGGGAAGGGCAGGTCGCGCGCGCCCAGCATGTTGGGCAGCAGGAAGACGGCGATCGCCTCCACCATCGGCACGGCGAAGAGAAACATCATCACCGTGCCGTGCATCGTGAACAGCTGCTGGAAGACCGGCGCGCTGAACAGCGTCTGCTCCGGTGCCGCCAGCTGCGCCCGCATCAGCAGCGCCAGCACGCCGCCCAGCAGCAGGAACACGAAGGCCGTCGCGATGTAGAGCTTGCCGATGAAGACGTTGTTGACGCTGCCGATCACGCGCCAACCCTGCGGCGGGGCCCACGCCGCGCGCAGACGATCGAGCTCGCCGTCCGGTCGCGGCAGGCGGTTATCGGGCCGGTGCATGCCCGGCGACGGGACGTCGCTCGCGGTGCTCATGGCGTGGACGCGACCAAGGGCCGCTCGGAGCCGCCGCCCGCCACGGGCGGCCCGGCGAGGAACTCGACCATCGCATCGATCTCGTCGGCCTTCAGCTGCCGGTAGGACGGCATGCGCGCGCCCGGCTTGATCTGCTGCACGTCGGTGATCCATTGCCGCAGCGCCGTGCGCGGGTCGCCGAGCGGATCGCGGTTGCGCAGCGCGCCGGCACCCAGCCACAGGCGGCTCGCGACATGCGTGAGGTCCGGACCGAGCGGCGGCGCCTGTGCCAGGTCTTGCTTCGCGGCGCCGCCCGGCCCCGCCTCCCCTGCGACCTTCGTGCCCCGGACCGCGTGGCAGGCCACGCAGCCGTTCTCGCGGAAGAGCGCCGCGCCGCGCAGCGCCTCGCGCGAGACGGGCTCCGGCGCGTCGCCGGCCTGCGCGCGCCGCCACTTCGCGAATTCCTCGGGCGGCATCGCGACGACCTGCAGCACCATCGCCGCGTGCTGCGTGCCGCAGTACTCCGAGCACGGCCCGCGGAACACGCCAGCCTGCGACGCGGTGAACGTCAGCCGGTTGAGCCGTCCCGGCACCAGATCGACCTTGCCGCCCAGCGCCGGCACCCAGTAGCTGTGGATCACGTCCTCCGACGCCAGCGTCAAGGTCACCGGACGGCCCACCGGCACGCGCAGCTCGTTGGCCGTGGCGAAGGCGGGCGCGTCCGGCTCGGCCTCGTACCGCATCGACCACCACCACAGGTGCCCGGTGACGGCCACGCGCAGCGCGCCGGGCGGGGACGGGTCGTCCAGGCCATGGGCCAGACGCTCGCCGTTGAGCAGCAGCCCCCCGAAGACCAGGACCGGCAATACCAGGCCGCCGCCCCAGAGCCACAGCGCCGTCGGGACGGGCCGGCGGCCCTTCCACCACAGCGCCGCGGCCAGGCAGACCATCGCGAACACGAAGGCGAAGGCGCAGACCACCAGCGTGGTGTTCATGACGCCGGCGAGCGCCTCCGCCTGGGGACCGGCCGGCCGGAGCATGCCGCCCGCGCTCATCGCAGCGACAGCAGATAGCCGGCGACGTCGCGCGCGTCGCGCTCGGACAGGCCCAGGCGCGGCATCGTCGTGCCGGGCAGCATCTGCGGCGGGTCCAGCAGCCAGCGTTGAAGGATCTCCGGCGAGTTGGGCAACTGCCCGGCGATGTAGGCACGCCGACCGAAACGCTCCAGCGCTGGCGCCCGCTGGCCGCCGCCCGGCACGCCGGGGACGGCGTGGCAGCTGCCGCATTGGAATTGGGACATCAGCATCCGGCCCCGCTCCAGGTCGGCAGCCTCGACCTGCCAGCGTCGCAGGGGCTCGTCCGGGGCCGGGCCGCAGGCCGAGAGCAGCAGACCGAAGGAGATGGCGAGGAGGCAGCGGCGCGTCATGCGCGCTCCCTGGCACGCGAAGTGCCCGCCCCGGCATCGCGCTTGCCTTGCTGCCGCCATGACTGAGCCGTCGCGTCGTTTTTCTCCAGTGAAAGCCGTGCTGGTCGCGGGCGCCGCGGCCGGCGTCCTCGGGGCTGCGGGCGCGGCGGCCTTCGTCTGGTTCGGCGTTTACGACGTGTCCGCGACCGGGCCGCATCTGCAGCCGGTGCATTCCTTGCTGGAAATCGCGCTGCAGCGCGCGGTCCAGCGCCGCGCGGACGCCCATCCGCCGCCGCGCGACCTGCTCACCCGCGAGCGCGTGATGCAGGGGGCCGCCTGCTTCCGCGACCGCTGCGTCGTCTGCCACGGCGCGCCGGGCGTGGCGCCGCAGGCCTTCGCGCTCGGCATGCAGCCGGTGCCCAGCTCGCTCGTGGAGGCCACGCGCCACTGGCGCCCGCAGGACCTCTACTGGATCACCCGCAACGGGATCAAGATGAGCGGCATGCCGGCCTGG
This genomic stretch from Mitsuaria sp. 7 harbors:
- a CDS encoding cytochrome c oxidase subunit II gives rise to the protein MLRPAGPQAEALAGVMNTTLVVCAFAFVFAMVCLAAALWWKGRRPVPTALWLWGGGLVLPVLVFGGLLLNGERLAHGLDDPSPPGALRVAVTGHLWWWSMRYEAEPDAPAFATANELRVPVGRPVTLTLASEDVIHSYWVPALGGKVDLVPGRLNRLTFTASQAGVFRGPCSEYCGTQHAAMVLQVVAMPPEEFAKWRRAQAGDAPEPVSREALRGAALFRENGCVACHAVRGTKVAGEAGPGGAAKQDLAQAPPLGPDLTHVASRLWLGAGALRNRDPLGDPRTALRQWITDVQQIKPGARMPSYRQLKADEIDAMVEFLAGPPVAGGGSERPLVASTP
- a CDS encoding cytochrome c family protein; the encoded protein is MTRRCLLAISFGLLLSACGPAPDEPLRRWQVEAADLERGRMLMSQFQCGSCHAVPGVPGGGQRAPALERFGRRAYIAGQLPNSPEILQRWLLDPPQMLPGTTMPRLGLSERDARDVAGYLLSLR
- a CDS encoding CHAT domain-containing protein; the encoded protein is MPSLMVCRTRLPTPEEAQRAKLLARSLIPIVEPIVGDLPGHGRRGEDRRLALLTARRWPAQGAYLTVQFLDNPSQALRKRLLSHMNAWGEHANVRFDETRELGMVRIARIEAPEEDAGFWSYIGTEILGIAPDKPTMNLQGFTMRTEEAEFLRVVRHEAGHTLGFEHEHLRADLVARIDPRKAIAHFRGSDDWTAAQTRAQVLTPIGAGDLTATPSSDPLSIMCYQIPGDITRDGQPILGGVDIDARDHAFIARIYPKNRSSVPTIEPMAPLAPASGSTEVLVDDEREGAAPSWRDADRDDAMQITVLDGFDPSSGRTAPRSGTANFARVFASFGGARVMETLQLKKTDRSPTRFGNIIDVHERIKAYTGRDIGTLPSDEEMLELGGDLFETLFTGQVRRLYDEARSRQNGRKLDVVLTSMIPWIAEKPWEFAYDRSRRSFLATEEVHFIRNALAAIPAERIAPRRGPLRILVIAAQPVSLATLSVAQEEAVIRRGFDSLVTHGLAVVETISRITATRLLERLATRRYDVVHFIGHGDVDEDTGIGALLFEDGSGRPARIEERALREIFCGRGVRLVFLNACKTGAGNPSEFNRGAAQALVSHGIPVLVANQYSVLDASATTFAQHFYWALAQGMSVGQAAREARIAINCSLQGDSIDWAVPVVYARDPSQPLCERPSAIAPAPAAAAAFTARDLDRTVATARVHFAVWDMDNLFPGLDRTLSRMNEAQQLFSFERIDLSAPLDIWDARRKAEDGRPYLLAHRLASRMARAPADAGVEALLCLTRHWMRDSDSARIYGWWPDERTPPVTLMSFAGFQDLLAEGAQTDRAIVNVVVTVLAGYVTGMGTHGGGSHACPMWENPRRDPAHLTLRQRFDAGCRRGLARHYAPELQAFEGLLRVFD
- a CDS encoding NAD-dependent succinate-semialdehyde dehydrogenase produces the protein MTTTASYPDTRLLIANEWVDAAGGKTIDVRNPATGAVIGKVAHASRADLDRALEAAQKGFEAWRSVSAHERAATMRRAAALLRERAPEIAKLLTQEQGKPVGEAKVEVLAGADIIEWFADEGRRVYGRIVPSRNLAAQQLVLKEPVGPVAAFTPWNFPVNQIVRKLGAALATGCSFLVKAPEETPASPAALLQTFVDAGVPPGAVGLVFGDPHEISSYLIPHPVIRKVTFTGSTPVGKQLASLAGAHMKRVTMELGGHAPVIVAEDADVALAVKAAGAAKFRNAGQVCISPTRFLVHNSLKDEFTAALVKHAQGLKLGDGLAEGTTLGPLANERRVVAMSKIVAQARERGAKIATGGERVGSAGNFFAPTVLADVPLDASVFNDEPFGPIAAIRGFDALEDAIAEANRLPFGLAGYAFTKSIRNAHLLAQRMEVGMLWVNQPATPSAEMPFGGVKDSGYGSEGGPEALEAYLNTKAVSLLGV
- a CDS encoding cbb3-type cytochrome c oxidase subunit I — protein: MSTASDVPSPGMHRPDNRLPRPDGELDRLRAAWAPPQGWRVIGSVNNVFIGKLYIATAFVFLLLGGVLALLMRAQLAAPEQTLFSAPVFQQLFTMHGTVMMFLFAVPMVEAIAVFLLPNMLGARDLPFPRLSAYSYWMYAIGGLAFYATLFWQLAPDAGWFMYPPLSSAKYSPGLNADFWLLGIGFIEISAIAGAIELITGILMTRAPGMTLARMPVYAWSMLVVGLMIVLAFPAVIAGTALLEIERAFDWPIFDATRGGDPLLWQHLFWFFGHPEVYIIFLPAAGLVSTMVPALARTTLIGRHAVSAALVAIGAASFLLWLHHMFTAGLGGLGLSLVSIFSVAIAIPGALQIFAWIGTLWRGRLQWTTATWFLLGFLVTFVVGGLTGVMLALLPIDWQVHDTYFVVAHFHYVLIGGMVLPMFAALYHWIPLWKGRAMSERAGRWVFGLIFGGFHLTFFPMHIAGMLGMPRRVHTYPAGLGLELPNLLSSLGAFVIAAGVLLFVIDLVRSQRGPEQDHDDPWRSSTLEWLPSEAYGTRSIPHVEHHEPLWHRPALHEEVESGAHWLPGTITGERETLLTSPVQAHALRVVTLARDSLWPMLAAIGTAAFFLLMTVKHVSGTVAGGVLAIVAIWAWLWQTDRAPPFEEAEAADGVILPMGVTGRQAPSFWGVVILIVVEATIFASMAFAHLHAAMKLDVCPPPGVGLAGNAALLMQTLGYALSLVFVMWAGSGARRAQVSRWRAVLLVPAFGLAVLAFYSGLQTAWPAERPPTLDAWTGTLAALHSLQGLQIAVALMLALYYGARLASGLIRPRQHATREAVVLLWGSLCVQGVITVWWPRLVA